A DNA window from Haloactinospora alba contains the following coding sequences:
- a CDS encoding potassium channel family protein has protein sequence MHIVILGCGRVGATLAHTLEDLGNTVAVIDRDHEAFRRLRASTAKAAVRGLGHDRAVLTTAGIESASAFAAVSNGDNSNIISARVARETFGVEHVVARIYDPRRAEVYQRLGIPTVGTVRWTADTVLRRLVPGSAGLDNGPLWRDPSGTIVLDETPLPEEWVDWRVENLEAAWPVRVAYLSRGGELLLPRGDEVLRAGDVLHVLARTSDIDGVLARSGARASSDETTGRAL, from the coding sequence GTGCATATCGTGATTTTGGGGTGCGGACGGGTGGGCGCGACCCTCGCGCACACCCTGGAGGACCTCGGTAACACCGTCGCCGTGATCGACCGGGACCACGAGGCCTTCCGTCGGCTGCGCGCGAGTACGGCCAAGGCCGCCGTCCGTGGCCTCGGCCACGACCGCGCCGTGCTCACCACCGCCGGCATCGAGTCCGCCTCGGCGTTCGCCGCGGTCAGCAACGGTGACAACTCCAACATCATCTCGGCACGCGTGGCCCGGGAGACCTTCGGGGTGGAGCACGTGGTCGCCCGGATCTACGACCCGCGTCGCGCGGAGGTCTACCAGCGGCTGGGGATTCCCACCGTGGGTACCGTGCGCTGGACCGCGGACACCGTCCTCCGCCGTCTCGTCCCGGGATCGGCCGGGTTGGACAACGGGCCGTTGTGGCGCGACCCCTCCGGGACGATCGTGTTGGACGAGACCCCGCTTCCGGAGGAATGGGTGGACTGGCGGGTCGAGAACCTGGAGGCCGCCTGGCCCGTCCGGGTGGCGTACCTGTCCCGCGGAGGCGAGCTCCTGCTTCCACGCGGGGACGAGGTGCTTCGGGCCGGGGACGTGCTGCACGTCCTGGCCCGGACCTCGGACATCGACGGCGTACTGGCGCGGTCGGGCGCACGCGCCAGTAGCGACGAAACGACGGGAAGGGCGTTGTGA
- a CDS encoding DUF3159 domain-containing protein gives MTEQQRPADAAADGPGETTSATSGTAQETPAVSEHTVEAAVRAQLSKALGGKRGMVEAAIPTLVFTLTYMVGQELRLALGLGIGAAVLLGGVRLVQRSSLQFVANSLFGIAIAAVFALRSGDAEDAFLPGIIYNAGYAVVLALTVLIRWPAVGLLIGSVTGDPTGWRKNPAVVKLSSRLTWLLVLPCVIRVAVQFPLWAAESSGTADVFGLLGFSKIALGWPLQVAALAVMVWLLTRGRTPMGPGGTLAPQSDAGHSSRA, from the coding sequence ATGACCGAACAACAGCGCCCTGCCGACGCGGCAGCGGACGGCCCCGGGGAAACGACGTCCGCCACCTCCGGAACCGCGCAGGAGACTCCCGCCGTTTCGGAACACACCGTGGAGGCCGCGGTACGCGCGCAGTTGTCCAAGGCGCTGGGCGGGAAACGCGGCATGGTGGAGGCGGCGATCCCGACCCTGGTGTTCACGCTCACCTACATGGTCGGCCAGGAGCTGCGCCTCGCGCTGGGGCTGGGTATCGGTGCCGCCGTGCTGCTGGGGGGCGTGCGGCTGGTGCAGCGTTCCTCGCTGCAGTTCGTGGCCAACAGCCTGTTCGGTATCGCCATCGCCGCAGTGTTCGCGTTGCGTAGCGGCGACGCCGAGGACGCGTTCCTGCCCGGCATCATCTACAACGCCGGCTACGCCGTCGTGCTCGCGCTGACCGTCCTCATCCGGTGGCCCGCCGTCGGCCTACTGATCGGAAGCGTCACCGGCGACCCCACCGGCTGGCGGAAGAACCCGGCCGTGGTGAAACTGAGTTCGCGGCTGACGTGGCTGCTGGTGCTGCCGTGCGTGATCCGGGTGGCGGTCCAGTTCCCGTTGTGGGCGGCGGAGAGTTCCGGCACCGCTGACGTGTTCGGCCTGCTCGGTTTCTCCAAGATCGCCCTGGGGTGGCCACTGCAGGTGGCCGCTCTGGCCGTGATGGTGTGGCTGCTGACACGCGGCCGCACCCCCATGGGGCCGGGAGGTACGCTCGCCCCTCAGAGCGACGCGGGACACAGCTCCAGAGCATGA
- a CDS encoding GNAT family N-acetyltransferase: MLIRRETDEDIPAVRSVTSAAFSSAEAGASDREPVEVTLLDRLRADPGWIPELSLVATRPRNPGGATERPSVVGHVVCTRGWLADVPALGLGPLSVHPHHQRHGAGSALMHAVLAAAEARGERMVALLGEPAYYRRFGFRPAQDHGIEPPEASWGTYFQARLLAGAPFTAGAVFRYAEPFTRL, encoded by the coding sequence ATGCTGATCCGACGAGAGACCGACGAGGACATCCCCGCTGTCCGGAGCGTGACCAGCGCGGCGTTCTCCTCCGCCGAGGCCGGTGCTTCCGACCGCGAGCCGGTCGAAGTGACACTCCTTGACCGGCTCCGTGCCGACCCCGGCTGGATACCGGAGCTCTCCCTGGTCGCCACCCGCCCCCGGAACCCCGGCGGTGCGACGGAGCGCCCGTCGGTGGTCGGGCACGTGGTGTGCACCCGTGGCTGGTTGGCGGACGTGCCCGCGCTTGGTCTGGGCCCGTTGAGCGTCCACCCGCACCACCAGCGCCACGGTGCGGGGAGTGCGCTCATGCACGCGGTACTGGCCGCCGCGGAGGCGCGCGGTGAGCGGATGGTCGCGCTGCTCGGCGAACCGGCGTACTACCGGCGGTTCGGTTTCCGCCCGGCTCAGGACCACGGGATCGAACCACCCGAGGCGTCCTGGGGAACCTATTTCCAGGCGCGCCTGTTGGCGGGGGCGCCCTTCACGGCGGGGGCCGTGTTCCGTTACGCCGAACCGTTCACCCGGCTCTGA
- a CDS encoding potassium channel family protein, which translates to MRVAIAGAGSVGRSIATELTGNGHEVVLIDWDSRAIGVDELPGAEWLLADACELASLEDARLAEFDAAVAASSDDKVNLVFSLLAKTEFAVSRIIARINEPQNEWLFTDDWGVDVAVSPPRLIAALVEDVSSTNDSGDALPLLSTPETDLLEFTLPDGAPHAGRPVSELALPEGIVLVAVVREGQVRTPHPETVLDAGDDLVFLSSAESTEELGALLTGGDG; encoded by the coding sequence ATGCGGGTCGCGATAGCCGGAGCCGGAAGCGTGGGACGCTCCATCGCCACGGAGCTCACCGGGAACGGCCACGAGGTCGTACTCATCGACTGGGACTCCCGCGCGATCGGCGTGGACGAGCTTCCCGGGGCGGAGTGGCTGCTGGCCGACGCCTGCGAGCTCGCCTCCCTGGAGGACGCGCGGCTCGCGGAATTCGACGCTGCTGTCGCGGCCAGTAGTGACGACAAGGTGAACCTGGTGTTCTCGCTGCTGGCCAAAACCGAGTTCGCGGTGTCCCGGATCATCGCCCGGATCAACGAACCGCAGAACGAGTGGTTGTTCACCGACGACTGGGGGGTCGACGTCGCCGTCTCCCCGCCCCGGCTGATCGCGGCCCTGGTCGAGGACGTGTCCAGCACCAACGACTCCGGCGACGCGCTGCCGTTGCTGTCGACACCGGAGACGGACCTGTTGGAGTTCACACTTCCCGACGGGGCGCCGCACGCGGGCCGACCCGTCTCTGAGTTGGCCCTCCCGGAGGGGATCGTCCTGGTCGCGGTGGTCCGCGAGGGTCAGGTACGGACACCGCACCCGGAGACCGTGCTCGACGCCGGGGACGACCTCGTCTTCCTCAGCAGCGCGGAGAGCACGGAGGAACTCGGCGCCCTCCTCACGGGCGGTGACGGGTGA
- a CDS encoding LLM class F420-dependent oxidoreductase: protein MRLRIFTEPQQGASYETLLRVATAAEDLGYDAFFRSDHFLRMGDADGLPGPTDAWTTLAGLARETSRIRLGTLMTAATFRYPGPLAVSVAQVDQMSGGRVEFGFGAGWYAEEHAAYGIPFPDSSRERFERYAEQLDIITGLWATPVGEGFSYDGSHYRLSESPALPKPEQRPRPPVLVGGTGPRRTPRLAAAHADEYNVPFSPVAETSAAFERTRSAVADSGRSEPMVYSAAQVLCCGRNDAEVSRRAEAIGRDVAELKANGLAGTPDEVTDRIGRFAEAGAQRMYLQVLDLSDLDHLELVATEVAPQLG, encoded by the coding sequence ATGCGCTTGAGGATTTTCACCGAACCGCAGCAGGGTGCGAGCTACGAGACGCTGCTGCGCGTAGCCACCGCGGCCGAGGACCTCGGCTACGACGCTTTCTTCCGCAGTGATCACTTCCTGAGGATGGGGGACGCGGACGGGCTGCCGGGGCCCACCGATGCCTGGACCACTCTCGCCGGCCTGGCGCGGGAGACGTCGCGGATCCGGTTGGGAACCCTGATGACGGCCGCGACCTTCCGGTACCCGGGGCCGCTCGCCGTCAGCGTCGCCCAGGTTGACCAGATGAGCGGTGGCAGGGTCGAGTTCGGGTTCGGCGCGGGATGGTACGCCGAGGAGCACGCGGCCTACGGTATCCCGTTCCCGGACAGCTCCCGGGAGCGCTTCGAGCGCTACGCGGAGCAGCTCGACATCATCACCGGCCTGTGGGCGACGCCGGTGGGGGAGGGCTTCAGTTACGACGGGTCGCACTACCGTCTCTCCGAGAGCCCCGCCCTGCCCAAGCCCGAGCAGCGGCCGCGACCTCCCGTGCTGGTCGGCGGGACCGGCCCCCGGCGCACTCCGCGGCTCGCGGCCGCTCACGCCGACGAGTACAACGTGCCGTTCAGCCCGGTCGCGGAGACCTCGGCGGCCTTCGAGCGCACCAGAAGCGCGGTGGCGGACTCGGGGCGTTCGGAGCCGATGGTGTACTCGGCCGCCCAGGTGCTGTGCTGCGGCCGCAACGACGCCGAGGTCTCGCGCCGGGCCGAGGCCATCGGACGCGACGTGGCCGAGCTCAAAGCCAACGGTCTGGCCGGGACGCCGGACGAGGTCACCGACAGGATCGGCCGGTTCGCCGAAGCGGGGGCGCAGCGGATGTACCTGCAGGTGCTCGACCTCTCCGACCTGGACCATCTGGAGCTGGTCGCTACGGAGGTGGCGCCGCAGCTCGGGTGA
- a CDS encoding class I SAM-dependent RNA methyltransferase — protein sequence MSRAGTRIELRVDRPAHGGWCVGRYEQQVVFVRHTLPGERVLAQVTEETSRFLRADAVEILDASPDRVTPPCPFAGPGKCGGCDWQHASLEAQRRIKGQVVAEQLSRIAEIETEVRVEELPDTPDGLGWRTRVRFAVDEEGTAGFRRHRSHEIQPVDECAIAHPDVNRLGVQDLPWPGVSDVEAVVSDSTNDSAVIVQPRGAKLPSLPKLNDSAAVLRRFKGGRIQSVRGRRSVREHAAGREWRVSAGGFWQVHPQAADTLTSAVLDALDPQPGETAVDLYCGAGLFAGSLADAVGAEGRVMAVESHPQAARDAAHNLGDTDQVRVAQSDVIGQLREWWDLRADIAVLDPPRSGAGREVVHALSELRPRRVSYVSCDPATLARDIATFAGLGYRMVELRAFDAFPMTHHVECVVTLARG from the coding sequence ATGAGCCGTGCCGGAACCCGTATTGAACTTCGTGTGGACCGCCCCGCGCACGGGGGGTGGTGCGTGGGCCGCTACGAGCAGCAGGTCGTGTTCGTTCGCCACACGCTGCCAGGAGAGCGCGTCCTGGCGCAGGTGACCGAGGAGACCAGCCGGTTCCTGCGAGCCGACGCCGTCGAGATCCTGGACGCCTCCCCCGACCGGGTGACGCCACCCTGCCCGTTCGCCGGTCCGGGGAAATGCGGGGGGTGCGACTGGCAGCACGCCTCGCTGGAGGCGCAGCGCCGGATCAAAGGGCAGGTGGTCGCGGAGCAGCTCTCCCGTATCGCGGAGATCGAGACGGAGGTGCGGGTTGAGGAGCTGCCGGACACGCCGGACGGGCTGGGGTGGCGTACCCGGGTGCGGTTCGCCGTGGACGAGGAGGGGACGGCCGGTTTCCGCCGACACCGGTCGCACGAGATACAGCCCGTCGACGAGTGCGCGATAGCCCACCCCGACGTGAACCGGCTCGGTGTCCAGGATCTGCCCTGGCCGGGTGTGTCGGACGTCGAGGCCGTGGTGTCGGACAGCACGAACGACAGCGCCGTGATCGTACAGCCGCGCGGCGCCAAGCTCCCCTCGCTGCCGAAACTCAACGACTCGGCGGCGGTTCTGCGCCGGTTCAAGGGCGGGCGGATCCAGTCCGTACGGGGACGGCGGAGCGTACGCGAGCATGCGGCCGGACGCGAGTGGCGGGTCAGCGCTGGCGGTTTCTGGCAGGTCCATCCGCAGGCTGCCGACACTCTCACCTCGGCGGTGCTCGATGCTCTGGACCCGCAGCCGGGGGAGACCGCGGTGGACCTGTACTGCGGTGCGGGACTCTTCGCGGGCTCTCTCGCGGACGCTGTCGGGGCCGAGGGGCGCGTCATGGCCGTGGAGTCCCATCCGCAGGCCGCCCGCGACGCCGCTCACAACCTGGGCGACACCGACCAGGTGCGTGTCGCGCAGAGCGACGTGATCGGACAACTGCGCGAATGGTGGGACCTGCGGGCTGACATCGCGGTGTTGGACCCCCCGCGTTCCGGGGCCGGCCGTGAGGTGGTGCACGCCCTGTCCGAGCTGCGCCCGCGCCGTGTCTCCTATGTCTCGTGCGATCCGGCGACGCTGGCCCGCGACATAGCCACGTTCGCCGGGCTCGGGTACCGGATGGTCGAGCTGCGTGCCTTCGACGCGTTCCCGATGACCCACCATGTGGAGTGCGTCGTGACGCTGGCCCGCGGTTAG
- the dut gene encoding dUTP diphosphatase, which translates to MSSDCPNGDQPRVSVRRLQPDLALPDYARPGDAGADLVTAEDVELPPGRRATVGTGIAIALPDGYAGFVHPRSGMAARHGLTLVNAPGTIDSGYRGEVRVTLLNTDPDMPLRLSRGDRIAQLIIQRVEQAIFTEVDELSDSVRGADGFGSTGGYAREEPRR; encoded by the coding sequence GTGAGTAGTGACTGCCCGAACGGCGACCAACCGCGCGTCTCGGTTCGTCGTCTGCAACCGGACCTGGCGCTTCCCGACTACGCTCGCCCCGGTGACGCGGGCGCTGATCTCGTTACGGCCGAGGACGTCGAGCTCCCTCCCGGCCGGCGCGCCACAGTGGGCACCGGTATCGCCATCGCTCTTCCCGACGGGTACGCGGGGTTCGTGCACCCGCGCTCGGGCATGGCCGCCCGGCACGGCCTGACCCTTGTCAACGCTCCCGGGACCATTGACTCCGGGTACCGGGGGGAAGTCAGAGTGACCCTGCTCAACACGGATCCGGATATGCCGCTCAGGTTGTCGCGTGGCGACCGAATCGCCCAACTTATTATTCAGCGTGTCGAACAGGCGATTTTTACTGAGGTAGATGAGTTGTCCGATTCGGTGCGCGGTGCGGATGGGTTCGGCTCCACGGGCGGATACGCGAGGGAAGAACCACGACGGTGA
- a CDS encoding DUF3710 domain-containing protein — protein MFGRRSRKNSTKSSTQNVAEESVAAPERIDPVQEPEKESDQHRAQGPWDSSEEAPETQRLDLGSMRVPVESGVEVQVNVAQKQNRIIGVTLVHGGSAIQVQPFAAPKSSGLWDEMREELRSQITEQGGKAEEFSGTFGTELRAVVPVEGKTNEEGHQMGQRMRFIGVDGPRWVLRGVIRGEAAVKPEAMARVEEIFAKIVVVRGEEPIPPREMLEIKVPPEQQEAMAAAVQRASEPSQGNGQE, from the coding sequence GTGTTCGGACGTCGAAGCAGGAAGAACAGCACGAAGAGCAGCACGCAGAACGTGGCCGAGGAGAGCGTCGCGGCTCCCGAACGCATCGATCCGGTGCAGGAGCCGGAGAAGGAGTCGGACCAGCACCGGGCGCAGGGTCCGTGGGACTCCTCCGAGGAGGCTCCCGAGACGCAGCGCCTCGACCTGGGCAGTATGAGGGTTCCGGTGGAGTCCGGGGTGGAGGTCCAGGTCAACGTCGCCCAGAAGCAGAACCGGATCATCGGGGTCACCCTGGTCCACGGTGGGTCGGCGATCCAGGTGCAGCCGTTCGCGGCCCCCAAGTCCAGTGGTCTGTGGGACGAGATGCGCGAGGAGCTGCGTAGCCAGATCACGGAACAGGGCGGCAAGGCCGAGGAGTTCTCCGGAACGTTCGGTACGGAGCTGCGCGCGGTCGTGCCTGTGGAGGGCAAGACCAACGAGGAGGGGCACCAGATGGGACAGCGAATGCGTTTCATCGGTGTTGACGGGCCCCGTTGGGTGCTGCGCGGCGTGATCCGCGGCGAGGCCGCGGTGAAGCCCGAGGCCATGGCCCGGGTCGAGGAGATCTTCGCCAAGATCGTCGTGGTCCGCGGCGAGGAACCGATCCCTCCACGCGAGATGCTCGAGATCAAGGTTCCCCCGGAGCAGCAGGAAGCCATGGCAGCGGCGGTGCAGCGCGCCTCCGAGCCCTCCCAGGGCAACGGTCAGGAGTAG
- a CDS encoding serpin family protein, with protein MPAPRSDHLDFALLLDGRLSDSGSSTVWSPHSVAYALGTLAAGARGGTRAELTRLLGAKPREHLAALDDAVADGPELAAGTGLWVREELPLNPGFEAELRQTPGAAVHTADFHNDAEGARHTINADVARATRGMITELLTSGTVTAATQALLVNALWVRLRWRHPFDPGRTAPAVFHAPSGDHRTPMMRYTGRLPHSHTAGWRMVTLTGEHELALDLLLPDDTTGFPPRLEHDALTALYERSSPTEVELTLPRFEAAQRAELSGPLAGCGVRTVFGDRADLSGVSEVPLRIDEVIHQARLRVDEHGAEGAAATAVAMQLAAVTRSRPVVFRADRPFRFVLRRRSSVLFLGTVAAPRDPGTAE; from the coding sequence ATGCCAGCACCGCGCAGCGACCATCTCGACTTCGCGCTGCTGTTGGACGGCCGGCTGTCCGACAGCGGCTCCTCCACGGTGTGGTCCCCGCACTCGGTGGCCTACGCGCTGGGGACACTGGCCGCCGGCGCCCGCGGTGGGACCCGTGCGGAACTGACACGTCTGCTCGGCGCGAAGCCGCGCGAGCACCTCGCGGCCCTGGACGACGCCGTGGCCGACGGCCCGGAGCTGGCCGCCGGCACCGGACTGTGGGTACGCGAGGAGCTTCCCCTGAACCCCGGCTTCGAGGCGGAGCTGCGGCAGACGCCCGGAGCGGCGGTGCACACCGCCGACTTCCACAACGACGCCGAGGGGGCGCGGCACACGATCAACGCTGACGTCGCCAGGGCCACCCGCGGTATGATCACGGAGCTCCTCACCAGCGGGACGGTGACGGCCGCTACCCAGGCCCTGCTCGTCAACGCGCTGTGGGTCCGCCTCCGCTGGCGGCACCCGTTCGACCCCGGTAGGACGGCACCCGCCGTGTTCCACGCGCCCTCCGGCGACCATCGGACCCCGATGATGCGCTACACGGGACGACTCCCGCACTCCCACACCGCCGGGTGGCGCATGGTGACCCTCACTGGGGAGCACGAGCTCGCTCTGGACCTGCTGCTTCCCGACGACACCACCGGGTTCCCGCCGCGACTGGAACACGACGCCCTCACCGCTCTGTACGAACGCTCCTCCCCCACCGAGGTCGAACTCACCCTCCCCCGCTTCGAGGCGGCACAGCGCGCCGAACTGTCCGGGCCGCTCGCCGGTTGCGGTGTGCGTACCGTCTTCGGCGACCGGGCCGACCTGTCCGGCGTCTCCGAAGTGCCGCTACGTATCGACGAGGTCATCCACCAGGCGCGGCTCCGGGTGGACGAACACGGAGCGGAGGGCGCCGCCGCCACGGCCGTGGCGATGCAGCTCGCCGCCGTGACCCGTTCCCGACCGGTCGTGTTCCGGGCCGACCGCCCGTTCCGTTTCGTCCTGCGGCGCCGCTCCTCGGTCCTGTTCCTCGGTACTGTCGCCGCTCCCAGGGATCCGGGGACGGCGGAGTGA
- the iscB gene encoding RNA-guided endonuclease IscB, which translates to MFVLDAHHRPLQPCPPARARKLLAKGRAVVHRRVPFTIRLKDRTAEASEMEGVEVGIDPGSKHTGIAVFTAQEGQRRNRYSIQLDHRGAAIRKKLDQRCAYRRRRRTANVRYRAPRFNNRARPQGWLPPSLRHRVDTTVSWVERLARWTPVRHVHVERVAFDTHALSAGSPLEGREYQHGTLHGYEVREYLLAKFDRACVYCGAMNTPLNVDHVHPKSRGGSDRVSNLVLACIRCNQTKGEKPVKEFAPKAAARILAQAKAPLRDAAAAQSTRWALWRVLESRLPTRVGSGGRTKYNRTRNHLPKTHTLDALCVGETGAVAEVVNRVVVAACTGRGTHARTRPDKHGFPRLRLPRQKTFFGYQTGDLVQAVVPAGKKAGTYTGRVAVRARGSFNITTAHGTAKDIHYRHVRLLQRADGYGYTMRKEEAASSPA; encoded by the coding sequence GTGTTCGTGCTCGACGCTCACCACCGGCCGTTACAACCGTGCCCGCCCGCCAGGGCCCGCAAGCTCCTGGCCAAAGGCCGGGCAGTCGTCCACCGCCGTGTTCCGTTCACCATCCGGCTGAAAGACCGCACCGCCGAGGCTTCCGAGATGGAGGGGGTTGAGGTCGGTATCGACCCGGGATCCAAACACACCGGCATTGCCGTATTCACCGCTCAAGAGGGGCAGCGTCGGAACCGCTATAGCATCCAGCTGGACCATCGCGGCGCGGCCATCCGCAAGAAACTCGACCAGCGATGCGCCTACCGGCGCCGCCGCCGGACGGCCAACGTGCGCTACCGCGCTCCTCGGTTCAACAACCGCGCCCGCCCTCAGGGGTGGTTGCCTCCGTCGCTGCGCCACCGGGTCGATACAACCGTGTCGTGGGTGGAGCGGCTTGCCCGGTGGACGCCGGTGCGCCACGTGCACGTGGAACGCGTCGCGTTCGATACCCACGCCCTGTCCGCCGGGAGCCCGTTGGAAGGCAGGGAGTACCAGCACGGAACCCTGCACGGTTACGAGGTCCGCGAATACCTGCTCGCCAAGTTCGACCGGGCGTGTGTCTACTGCGGCGCCATGAATACGCCGCTGAACGTGGACCACGTCCACCCCAAATCGCGGGGTGGGTCCGACCGGGTGTCCAACCTGGTGCTGGCCTGCATCCGCTGCAACCAGACCAAGGGCGAGAAGCCCGTGAAGGAGTTCGCCCCCAAGGCTGCCGCGCGCATCCTCGCCCAGGCCAAGGCCCCGCTGCGGGATGCTGCGGCGGCGCAGTCCACCCGGTGGGCGCTGTGGCGCGTACTGGAGTCCCGCCTTCCCACCCGGGTGGGTTCGGGGGGCCGCACTAAGTACAACCGCACCCGCAACCACCTGCCCAAGACCCACACGCTGGACGCGTTGTGCGTGGGTGAAACCGGCGCTGTTGCTGAGGTTGTGAACCGGGTGGTGGTGGCCGCCTGCACCGGGCGCGGCACCCACGCCCGCACCCGCCCCGATAAGCACGGGTTCCCCCGGCTGCGCCTGCCCCGGCAGAAGACGTTCTTCGGATACCAGACCGGCGACCTCGTCCAGGCGGTTGTGCCCGCCGGGAAGAAGGCGGGCACCTACACCGGCCGCGTTGCGGTGCGTGCCAGGGGGAGCTTCAATATCACCACCGCCCACGGCACCGCTAAAGACATCCACTATCGCCATGTCCGCCTGCTCCAGCGGGCGGACGGTTACGGCTACACCATGAGAAAGGAGGAAGCGGCTTCCTCCCCGGCCTGA